CCAGGTCACGCTGGGGCAGGTGCAACTCAGCGCCCAGAGCCTCGTGACCATTCTGGTCAGTGCGGTGCTGATGCTGGCCCTCTATTTCTTCTTTGACCGCACCCTGGCGGGCAAGGCGCTCAGGGCCACCGCCGTTAACCGGCTGGGGGCACGCCTGAGCGGCATCAGTCCGGTGCGGGCAGGCTACGTCAGCTTCACGCTGGCCGCTGCCATCGGCGCGCTCAGCGGCCTGCTGATCGGTCCCTCCACCCCGCTGAGCTACGACAGCGGCTTCATCATCGGCCTCAAGGGCTTCGTGGGGGCCATTATCGGTGGGCTGGTGTCGTATCCGGTGGCGGCGCTCGGCGCGGTGCTGGTGGGCCTGCTGGAGAGCTTCGCCTCATTCAGCTTCAGCGCCTGGAAGGAAGTCATCGTCTTTGGGCTGATTCTGCCGGTGCTGCTGTGGAGGTCGCTCACCACCCGCCACGCCGAGGAAGAAGAATGAGACTAGGTTCCCGCACCTGGCTGGCCCTGGCCTTCTTCGCCGTCATTGCCCTACTGCCCTTCCTCCTGCCCACCTTTTACCTGACCCTGCTCGGCAACGTCGGCATTTACGCGCTGGTGGCACTGGGCCTGGTGCTATTGACGGGCGTGGCGGGCAGCACCAGCTTCGGACAGGCGGCCTTCATGGGCGTTGGAGCATACACCAGCGCCGTGCTGTGCCTGCGCTTCGGCCTCTCGCCCTGGCTGACCCTGTTCGCGGCAGTGGTCGTCACGGGGATGGTGGCGCTGATTCTGGGAGCCATCACGCTACGGATGCAGGGCCACTTTCTGCCACTGGCAACGATTGCCTGGGGCCTGAGCCTCTACTACACCTTCGGCAACGCGCCGTTCGCGGGCGGCTTTACCGGCCTGACGGGCGTGCCACCGATCTCGCTGTTTGGCCTCGCGCTCAACACGCCCAGCCGCTTTTACTGGCTGGTCTGGGCAGTGCTGGCGCTGTGCGCCTGGGTCACTCAAAACTTATTGCAAAGCCGCACCGGGCGGGCCATGCGTGCCCTCAGGGGCGGCGTCACGGTGGCCGAGAGTTTCGGGGTCAACACCTACGCCCTGCGGGTGCAGACCTTCCTGCTCTCGGCGGTGCTGGCAGCGGTGGCGGGCTGGCTCTACGCGCACGGGCAGGGCTTCATCAATCCCACGCCGTTCGGCTTGCCGCAGGGCATCGAATTTCTGTTCATGGCGGTGGTGGGCGGTTCCGGTTCGGTGGGCGGGGCGATTCTGGGCGCGGGGCTGATTACCCTGCTGCGCGACCAGTTGCAAAACCTCCTGCCCAAACTGCTGGGGCAATCCGGCGACTTCGTGACCCCCGTGTTCGGCATTCTGGTCATTCTGATGCTTCAGGTGGCCCGCGAGGGACTGTGGCCGCTGCTGGAACGGGTGCTGCCCAGGCCCCCGCAAACCCTGATGCCGGGAACTGAACGCCTCCCCCTGCATGCCAAACCTGCTTCCGGCGAGGAGTTGCTCAAGTTGGAAGGCGTTTCCAAGCATTTCGGCGGCCTCAAAGCGGTCAGTGAGGTGTCGTTCAGCCTCCGAAGCGGCGAGATTCTGGGCCTGATCGGTCCCAACGGCGCGGGCAAATCCACCCTCTTCAACGTGATTTCCGGGGTGCTGCCGCCGACGTCCGGAAAAGTCACGCTGCGCGGCAAGGACATCTCGCACTTCGCCTCGCGCCAGATCGCTCGCCTGGGCATGGCCCGCACCTTCCAGCACGTCCGGCTCTTTCCCGAAATGACACTGCTCGGCAACGCCATGATGGGCGGCTATGCCCGCGCCCACGCCGGAATGACCCGCAGTTTGCTGCATCTGGAACGTGGCGAGGAGGCGGCACTGCAACACGACGCGGCTCGGCAACTGGCGCGGGTGGGATTGGGCAACGTCTTCGAACTGGCGGGCAACCTGCCGCTGGGCCAGCAGCGCATTCTGGAGATTGCGCGGGCGCTGGTGGCCGACCCGACGTTGCTGCTACTCGACGAACCGGCAGCGGGCCTGCGGGTTGGTGAAAAGCGCGAACTCTCGGCGCTGCTGCGCAAGTTACAGGGCGAGGGTGTCACCATCTTGATCGTGGAACATGACATGGACCTGGTGATGAATGTGGTGGACCGCCTGGTCGTCATGAACTACGGCGAGAAGCTGGCCGAGGGCACGCCCCGCGAGATTCAGCAGCACCCCGCCGTGCGCGAGGCGTACCTGGGCGGCGCAGCGTGACGCTCCTTTCTGTTCAGGATCTGCATGTCAACTATGGCCGGGTGGAAGCCCTGCACGGCGTCTCGCTGGACGTGGACGCGGGCCAGATCGTCAGCGTCATCGGCCCCAACGGCGCAGGCAAAACCACCCTGCTCTCGGCGCTGGCGGGCGTGCTGCCCTCACGCGGCGAGGCGACATATCAGGGTGAGTCCCTGCGGGGCGTCAGCGTGGAAGAGCGGGTACGGCGCGGTCTGGTGATGGTGCCGGAGAAGCGCGAGCTGTTCGGCTCGATGACGGTGGCCGACAACCTGCTGCTCGGCTCCTATTCGCGGGCCAACCGCAGCCGCGTTGGGGCTGATCTGGACGGTGTATACGTCCGCTTTCCAAGGCTGCTGGAACGCCGCAAGCAACTGGCCGGGACCCTGTCGGGCGGCGAGCAGCAGATGCTGGCGATTGGGCGGGCGTTGATGACTTCACCGAAGCTGCTGATGCTGGACGAACCGAGTCTGGGCCTGGCCCCCATCATCGTGCGCGAGATTTTCAAGATCGTGGAGTCGCTGCGTGAGGGCGGCGTCACGGTTTTGCTGGTCGAGCAGAATGCGCGGGCGGCACTGGCGTGCAGCGATCACGGCTACGTGCTGGAAACGGGGGACGTGAAGCTCAGCGGCCCCGCCCAGCAACTCGCCGACGACCCAGCGGTGACGAGCGCTTACTTGGGCAGCCAGGAGAGCTGAGCGTCGTTCGCCACTGTCGCCAGCCCGCCGTACCTCAGCCGCCTTCACCGCGTCCGTCTGGCGGCACTCGGTCAGTGTGATCAGTGCTGTCCACAACGCCCAGGTCGCCGCGTCTAACGGGCATCAAAGAACCTCCTGACTCAACTGAAGACTTCAGGGGCACACTCGGGCGGCCAAATTTTTGACATTCGTTTGACGTCCTAACGTTAAGATGAAAGTATGACCCGCCCCAGTACTGGCCCGCGCCGTTCCCGCCTCCCTGCCCTCGGTATCGGCGTTCTGATCGTGGTCGGCGCGCTCGCCGGGGCCACTGCCTACACCGGCAGCCAGACGGTGCAGACCCAGCAGGACTTGGCCCAGACCTTGAAAGCGCAGGTCAACGCTACCGGCTACGCCCGCGTGATCAGCAGCACCTACCAGCGCGGTTTCCTGAGCAGCACCCAGACCCTGAACGTGGTGATCGGCAAGGAAGGTGCAGCCAACGCCGTGCCGATGATTGTCGTCAACCACATCCAGCATGGGCCGCTGCCGGGCTTCAAAGCGGTGGGCAACGCCCTGATCGACACCGAGGTCAGGTTTGCCGATCCAGCGCTCCAGAAAAAGGTGGAGGACGCCCTGGGCGGCCAGAAGCCCACCATCCGCACCGTCGTGGGCCTGAGCGGCAGCACCGACACGCAGATCGAGGTGCCTGGTGGTCAGCTCACCGACAGCGGCACCACCCTGAGCTGGCAGGCGCTGAGGGGAAATGTACACAACGGCGGCTTGAGCGCCACCACCCAGATGTCCTGGCCCGAACTCAAAGTTACCTCGGACGGTGACAGCCTGACCATGAACGGGCTGAGCGTCAGCGGCAGCACCCAGAAGCAGCAGGCGGGCGATCCGCTGGGCGTGGGCGAGCAGATGTTCACCCTCAAATCGATGACCTACACCGGAACGTCCGGCGAAACGCAGGGTAAGTTCAACCTGAGTGACCTCAAGGTGGGCGGCAAGAGCACGCTCGTCGGCGGCTTTTACGGCGGCAGTCTCCAGTACGACATTGGCCAGCTCGATTTCGAGATGCCCGGCAGCAGTGCGCAGAACTTCAGGAACGTGCAGCTTCACCTGGGCATGAATCACCTCAGCCGGGAGCCGCTGGCCCGAATCGTGAACACGCTGACTAACCTCAACCAACAGCTCAGTCGCGCTCCCGAAAGAGCGAAACTGAGCAAGGCACAGGAGCAGGCCCTCATGGACGACGCGCTGGCGCTGCTCAAAGCGCAGCCGGTCTTCTCGGTTGACCGCCTGAGCCTGACGCAACCCAGCGGCGACATCGTGCTGAGCGGCAAAGCCGAGCTGCCGGGCGCGGCTGATCTGAGCGCCGAAACGGCCCAGATGCTCAGCAAGGTGCCGATGGCCGCCCTGGGCATGGTCAAGCTGCAAGCCCGCCTGAGCGCCGCAGAACCAGCCCTGCGCGAACTCCTGGGCAGCTTCGCGCCGGACGCGGCAGCCAGCCTCCAGAGCCTGATCGACGCGGGCTACCTCAAGCGTCAGGGCAACACGTTGACCAGCGATCTGGCATTCGGGAACGGCAAGGGCACGGTCAACGGCGAGGCGCTGGGCGGGGGTTTCTGAGTCTCAGCGGTTCTCGATCAGGGTAAACTCCCCCGGATCGTCACGCACGTATGGGGCGTCGTCCACCGTCAGGTCGGTGCTGTTGCCGCCGCTGAGGTTCTCGTAGCGGTAGGTGTGCGGGCCCAGGCGGGTGTAGCGTTGCCGCATCACCCGGCGTGTCAGGGTCGGCACCTCGATCAGGGCGGCCAGCAGTTCGCCGAACTGGCCGGGCCGCAATTTCAGGCGGCGCAGCGCCAGGGGATTGGCGTAGGGCGTGACACCCAGGGTCGGTGCAGCGGCTGAGGTCGCGCACCTCGCTGTTGTTGGCCTGGCAGCGGCCCACCGGGATGCGGGTCGGGGTCAGCGATGCCTGCTCCAAACCGCGCACAGCACTTCGACCCGCAAAACGCCCTCAGCGCCGACTTCCAGCGGGTAGCCAGGATAAATGGCGCGCCCTGGGCCACCTCGACCACAGTGCTGCTGACCCAGCGGTCCCCGGTCCAGCAGAAGCTGTCGACAGGTTGCCATAGCGCCCAGCCTGGCAAGCTGTGGCAAGCTGAACGCGGATGGCTGACCTCACCGACCCGGCAGGATTGACCCTACGCCCCCAGACGGCCAGAGACGCCCTGCGCCTGGCTGTCTGGCTCACCGATCCGCAGGCCGAGTGGCGGCAGTGGGACGCGCCCTTTATGCAGGGGCAGGGCGATTTCAGTGGGCAAGGTGAGCTGGACCCCCAGACGGCGCACGAGCGCCTGATCGTGCTGGGCACTGAGACGAAGGGGGAGCCGATTGGGCTGGTGACGCGCCGCCCGGAAGCGCCGAGCAGCGGCGGCTGGTGGGAAGTGGGCATTCTGATCTATGACCCCCGGCACTGGGGCGGCGGGCTGGGCACGCGGGCGCTGAGAAGCTGGAGCGCGCTGACCTTCGAGGAAACCGACGCGCATCTGCTGACTCTGAGCACCTGGAGCGGCAACACCCGGATGCTGCGGGCTGCCGGGCGGGTCGGCTACCATGAGTGCGCCCGCGTGCGTGAGGCGCGGCTGTGGCAGGGCCAGCGCTACGACAGTGTGCAGATGGAATTGCTGCGCCGCGAGTGGGCCGACCTCGGTGAGCCTGAAGGACCACTCGCCTAAGAACTGCTCAAGTCGCCGGGCGCAGCGCAGGCTTAAGCTCAGGAGTATGACGGGTGGGCCGTGAACCGAGGAGCGTTTCTCAATCCAGTAGGCTTTGTGGCCACCCAGGACCTCAAGGACCGGGGCTGGACCCCGCGCCTGATCACCGAATTTCTGGGCCAGCACGATCAGACCCGGCCCAACGGCCTGATGATGGGTCGCCGCCGACTGCCGCCGGTCAAGCTGTATCTGGAGGCGCGGGTGGAGGAGGCCGAGCGAGCGGAACGCTTTCTGCTGGCCCAGCACCGCGCCATGCAGGCGCGCGAACGTCTGGAAACGGCCAGAGCTGAGCGCCAGGCCAAACGCGCCGCCCGACTCGACGCCGCCGCCGAAGCCTACCGTCCTCAGATCGTGCCGGAAACGCTCCGCAAGGGCGCAGTCAAAAAAGCCCGCGCACCTTACCTAAACGGCCTGGAGCAGTTTCTGGGCCAGATGAAACAGGGCTTTGCCGCCGAGCCGCCAAAAGCAAAACCCAGAGCGCCGAGGTCTGGCAAGCCCCCCAAGGCCAGCACACCCAGACCGCTGACCGAGTCAGAGGAAAAGGAGCTGCGCGCCGCCCTGCTGCGGCGACTGGACACCGCACTGGCAGCGGTTTATACCTGGTTTCCCGACCCTGACGAGGTGGAGGCGAAGAAGGCTGGCCGGACGAAAACGGGCCAGGCCAAACCCGCCGACTGGCGCAAGTGGGACTGGGATTAAGTAGAACAACGTTTATCTTGAGATAAACCGAGCGGAGTGAGAAGGTGAAAAAGTACAACTAGGCAAGAGTATAGGGATGAAGCGCTTTTTGCAGAATCCCGAAACGGCAATCTGGTTGTACTTAGCGGGGAATCAAATCGGCGCACAGCACTTCCGGCGGGCTGCCCAGGCCACGCGAGATGTAGAAGACGCCGTTATCAGGTTCACGCCGCGCTCCAGTGTGCCAGCGCCGCCCACGCGCTACCGTCAGGCCGAACAGGCGAATCTGTCCGCCGTGGGTATGTCTGGTCAGCAGCCGCACATCGGCCTCGCCACGAAAGCATTCAGGACGCTCAAGCCCGTCAACACTGTTGTCGTAGCCGTAGATTTGCAGGCGCAGGTCACCAAACGTGATGCTCTCGCCCGCGTTGAGCAGCACCCGCTCCACCCCGGATACACGCCGCAGCACCGCGTCCGTTTCCAGTGGGGTCATCAGGCGTTTGCAGCCCCGCTCCAGTGTCTCGCACGCTCAGTTGCCCGGCACGAAATAAATATGCGGGCAGGTCATGCGCCCCAGCTCAGCCAGCACCCGCTCCAGATCACGCAGGTGGCTGACCAGATCGCCCATGGCGCACACCCCATCTGGCTTAGGGCATTGACCCGATTTGAAATGCAGCCGTTCGGCAAGCGGGTCCGGCCATGCAGATCACTGAGCTACACCACCCGCACGGCGCGGCCACGGCCCACGACCGGCATTCAGCCGCTCGGTTCGCAGCCAGTGGGTCTCAATGCCCAGCCATAGCGAGGCCGCGGCAGCGCCCACGATCAGCCAGCGCCAGTTCGCCCTCTTTGCTATTAGCGCAGACCCACCCGCCGCAGTTCGGCGTCCGCCGCCGCGTTGAAGCGCGAGAACGCTTCTTTGTAAGGTGCGTCCACCGAGGCCCCCGCTGCTGCCACGTGCCCGCCGCCGCCCAGCGCCACCGCGACGTTCTGGGCGCTGACCCGGCCCCGTGAGCGCAGCGACACCTTGACCCGCTCGCCGTAATCCTTGAACATCACCGCCAGTTCCGCGCCGTCGGCGTTGCGGATGGTGTTGACATACGATTCCACATCTTCCCATTCGGCCTGGGTGCGCGCCAGGGCCGCCTCGTCCACCCGCGAGCGCACGATCAGGCCGTCACTGGAAAAGGCCATTTGATCGAGCACCTCGCGCAGCAGGGCGTAGTAGCGCTGCGGGTTGCGGGCCAGCTGGTCGTTGATCCAGGCCAGGTCCGCGCCGTGTTCGACGAGGTCGGCGGCAGTTCTCAGCACCTGCGGAGTGGTGTTGGAAAAACGGAACGAGCCGGTGTCAGTATTGGTGCCGAGCAGCAGCGGCGTGGCGATCTCACCGGTCCAGGGAACGCCCAGCGCGTCTACCACGTCCTTGATCATCATGGCCGCCGCCGCCTGCGAGGGGTCCACCAGACTGACAGTGGCCTCGCGGCGGTTGGTGCCGTGGTGATCAATGTTGACGACCTGCCCCTTAAACGCCGTGATATCGGCCCCAGCCACCCGCGCCAGATCGGTGTTGTCCACGTCCAGCACAGCAGCCAGCGCACCCTCAGGCCAGCCCTCCAGGCGCGGCAGTACCTCGCCCTCGTGCGGCAGGAACGTCAGGTAGCGCGGCACATCCATGTAGGTCTGGGCGTCCTGGCCGAGCGATCTCAGCGCCCGCTGGAGGCCCAGGCAACTGCCCAGTGCGTCGCCGTCAGGATCAACGTGCGCCAGGATCACGATGGGGCCGGGGTGCAACTTCAGGCAGGCTGCCGCCTCCTGCACGAGCTGGGCATAGCGGGGTTCGGCGGCGTTTTGGGTCATAGCGCCGAGTATAAGCACCCATCTTAAGAAATCGGTCAGAAGTGTCGCCGACCCGGTCAATTCAGTTTATGGCTGCGTCAGCTTCAGCACCCGCGTCCGGCCCCAGTCGGCAGGATCGCTGCTCATAGGGATGTAGTCGCCCTCCTTCCACATCCGCATCTGGTCGGCGTAGTGCGGCCCAATCGGGTTGCCGCCCTGCCCCAGCGTGCCGACAAACAGACTCTTGTTGAGATCGGAGAAGTCCACAATCTGGCGGTAGCTCGGTGCGTGGGTCTGCTGATAGGTGCCGGGGTCGGGGCGGGCCACGTCCACCGTGTCGGTGCCGCCGGACGTGGGTGTGTGGCGGTTGAATAGCCAGCCGATGGCCTTGACGCCGCCGAAGGCCTGGTGGTTGTTGGCAACCTGGTGCAGCTTGCCGTACACCCACTGCGCGGGATCAGGGCCGAGACGGGCGCTGAGGTCGGTCACCGCCGCCTTGAGACTGCGGGTCAGCCACGCCGCGCAGTCGCCCTGGCCGTTCACCGCGCACAGCTTACTGTTGGTCTTGAGGGCGTTCAGCACGGCCAGACTGTTGACGTGACCGGTATTTTTGAGTTCATCCTGCGCCAGCGTCTGAAGCTGCATCAGCCACGCCTCGAAGATCAGCGGCGGCACGGCCTCAGCCCGCTCGTTGCCGTCCCAGCCTTTGAGGAGGTCGAGCGCCCTGGTACTGAGGTCGCCGTCGGGTCTGGCCGCCAGCAGGTACGGCTTGAGGTCGCGCCATACCAGACTGACGGTGTCGAGCTGGGTCGCCTTCACGTCGTCCACACTCAGCTTGTCCTTGGCCGTCAGCAACTCGGTGATGCGCTCGGCGCGGTACGGCTCGGCCCAGTTGCGGATGTTGGCGAGGAAATAGGGGTAGCTGTCCGGCACGACCTTGTTGTTGGCACTGACGATCAGGCCGTCTACGGGGTTGTAGGTGTGCGGCAGGGCGTCAAAAGGAATAAAGCCGGTCCACTCGTGCTGGCCGTCATCCTGAACCGGCAGGCTGCCGTCCCAGTCTTTCCCCTGGCGGATCGGCACCCTGCCGGGGGCGTAGTAGCCGGTATTGCCGTCCAGGTCGGCGTAGACGAAATTCTGGCTGGGGGCCACGTAGAACTTGAGGGCGCTGGTGAAGTCGGTCCAGTTTTTAGCGTAGTTCAGGCCCAGGAAAGCGTCCAGGGTGGTGTCGCCGGGCGCGAGGGCCGTCCACTTGAGGGCCACACGCGGGCCGACGGCTGCCGCGTCGCCGCTCACGCCGGAAATGATCGGGCCGTGGGCGCTCTCGGCCACTATCAGGTTCACGTCCGGCTCACCCTTCACCTTGATGACCTCAGTGCGGGTCGTCAGTTTGGCGCTCGGCGGCTCGATGTAAAGGTCCTGCACGTCGGGGTTGACGTTGGTGACGCCCCAGGCCAGGCGGTCATTTCGGCCAATCACCACGGCGGGCAGCCCCGGCAGTGTGGCCCCAATGGAGTGCAGGGTCGGCCCCTTGAGGTCGGCCAGATACCACAGCATCGGGGCGCTGAGGGCCAGGTGCGGGTCGTCGGCCAGAATCGGCTTGCCGCTGACGGTGTGCTGCCCGCCGATGACCCAGTCGTTGCTCCCCTTACCCGGCACATTGACGAAGCCGAGCGAGCGGGCCGCCGCCAGTTGGGCCTGGAGCTGACGGATGGTCACCGCAGGCAGCCGGGCACTCTCGGTCGGTACGGTGCGGTGCGCCCCGGTCTTTAGCTCGTCCGCGCTGAGGATGGTCGGCGCGTCTTTGGGATACGGCGGCATCACCTCACCCAGCGCATTCGGACCGAGTTTCTGCGCCACCTGCGCTCCCAGCAACTCGTCGTCCCAGTTGCCACCGAGGTCGTAGGCCAGCAGCTTGCTCCACGACACGCTGTCCACGTCCGTCCAGGGTTCGGGCCTGAAGCCCAGAATGCGGAACTCCAGCGGCAGGCGGTTCTGGGCGATGGCGGCGTTGACGCCCCGCGTGTAGGCACTGACCAGCTCGCGGCTGCGCGGCGAGAGGGCCGGGAGAATGCTCCGGGCGGCCCGCTCAAAGCCCCAGGTCCGCAGGAACTTGTCCTGATCCAGCGCGGCCTTGCCCAGCACCTCGCTCAGGCGTCCCTGGGCCACCCGGCGCTGAAACTCCATCTGCCACAAGCGGTCCTGGCCGTGAACGAAGCCCAGCGCCTCCACAGCGTCGGCGTCGGACTTCTCAGCCACGATGTGCGGCACGCCCCAGCGGTCACGGGTGACGGTTACCGGCCCAGTCAGCCCCGGCAGTCTGAGTTCGCCCGTCAGTTTCGGGTTGGTGACGCCATTGAAATAGATCAGCGCCCCTGCCACCGCCACAAACAGCACCAATAGAAAAACGCCAAACCCGCGCAAGATACGCATATCCACTTCCTCCAGACGAACAGTTGACCTTGAGTTGCCTTGCTGCTCAAGCTAGCGCGTCTGAGCGGAGTTTGGACCGGGTGCATGAATTTGACTTCGCCCGCATACTGCGCTATAATTTTCCTATCAATCAAACGACAGCCGCCTGTGAGGCGGATTTTTTATGGCCATCCTTCCCTGACCTGGGCCGTGCCAGCACGTCAGATGAAACAAGATGGGGAGCCAGAGCCTCAGCCCCAGCCCCCGTGCGCTGAGCCGCTTCAGCCCGGCAGCATGTAGCCCGCCGCCAGTTCCCGGTAAGCCCTGACCTGCTCGGCTTGCCAGGTGGCGTCCTTGCCCAGTTCCTCAGCCAGCAGTGCGGCAGTGCGCGGTGCGGCCTCACCGCTGGCCCTGGCATTCAGCAGCAGCGCCCGCAGGCGGCGCGAGAGCACATCCTCAACGCTGCGGGCCTGCTCCATGCGGGCGGCCCAGCGCACCTCGGCCTCGCTGTAAGGCAACTCCGGATGCAGCAGGGTCTTCGCGCCCTCCAGCGCCTGAATGCTGGCGGCGTCGGTGCCGTAGACCTTCCAGTGGTCTGCAATGTCGGCCTGGCTCCAGCCGTGCAGCGGCAGACCCGGCGTCAGGGTCAGGCGCGGCGGCAGACCCGCCAGTTCGGCGGCGCGGTTCACGGCGTCCTCGCCCATCCGGCGGTAAGTGGTCCACTTGCCGCCGGTCAGGGTCAGCAACCCACTTTCCGAGATGCGAATAACGTGGTCGCGTGAGAGCGCTTTGGTGTCGCTGCCCTCGGCGGCCTTGACCAGCGGTCGCAGACCCACGTACACGCTACGCACGTCGGCGCGGGTGGGGGCCGGGTCAAGGTACTGGGCCGCCGTCTGGAGAATGAATTCGATTTCCTCGGGCAGGGCGCGCGGCTCCAGGCTGACTTCCGGCACGGCGGTGTCGGTGGTACCAATGACCACGTGGTCGTGCCAGGGGACCGCGAACAGCACCCGCCCGTCGTCGGTACGCGGCACCATCAGGGCGCTGTTGCCCGGCAGGAAGCGGCGGTCCACGACCACATGCACGCCCTGACTCGGCGAGAGCATCGGCTTGGCTTTGGCATCGTCCATCCGGCGCACGCTGTCCACGAACACACCCGTCGCATTGATGACGGTCCTGGCCCGCACGGTGTACTCGCGGCCCGTTTCCGAGTCCCGGAAGGTCGCGCCGGAGATTTTTCCGCCGGACTTGGTCAGGCCCACCACCGGAGCCGCGTTGAGGGCCACACCGCTATAGTCCTCGAAGGTCCGCAGCAGGGTAATCGCCAGGCGCGAGTCGTCGAACTGGCCGTCGAAATACAGCACGCCGCCGCTGAGTCCGCTTTTCTTGAGGGTTGGCGCGAGGGACAGCGCCTCGTCTCGCCCGACCAGGCGGCTGGGCTTCAGGTTGAGCTTGCCCGCCAGCGCGTCGTACATCTTCAGCCCGATGCCGTAAAAGGGCTTGGACCACCACGTGTAGGCGGCGATCAGAAAGCCCAGATCGTGAACGAGGTGGGGAGCGTTCTTCTTGAGGAGGCCGCGCTCGTGCAGCGCCTCGCGCACCAGCGACACATTGCCCTGGGCCAGATACCGCACCCCACCGTGCACCAGCTTGGTGCTGCGGCTCGACGTGCCCTTGGCGTAGTCGTGGGCTTCCAGCAGCAGGGTGCGGTAGCCGCGCGTGGCCGCCTCCAGCGCCGCGCCGAGGCCCGAAGCGCCGCCGCCGATCACCAGCACGTCCCAGAGTATGTCCTGGCTGGCGGCCTGAAGAAGTTGAGGGCGGGAATCTGTTGCGGGTGAGGTCATGGGCACATCCTTTGGAGTGGCGAGAGGAGTAGCAGCAAAGCTTGAACGGATGTT
This portion of the Deinococcus rubellus genome encodes:
- a CDS encoding branched-chain amino acid ABC transporter ATP-binding protein/permease — translated: MRLGSRTWLALAFFAVIALLPFLLPTFYLTLLGNVGIYALVALGLVLLTGVAGSTSFGQAAFMGVGAYTSAVLCLRFGLSPWLTLFAAVVVTGMVALILGAITLRMQGHFLPLATIAWGLSLYYTFGNAPFAGGFTGLTGVPPISLFGLALNTPSRFYWLVWAVLALCAWVTQNLLQSRTGRAMRALRGGVTVAESFGVNTYALRVQTFLLSAVLAAVAGWLYAHGQGFINPTPFGLPQGIEFLFMAVVGGSGSVGGAILGAGLITLLRDQLQNLLPKLLGQSGDFVTPVFGILVILMLQVAREGLWPLLERVLPRPPQTLMPGTERLPLHAKPASGEELLKLEGVSKHFGGLKAVSEVSFSLRSGEILGLIGPNGAGKSTLFNVISGVLPPTSGKVTLRGKDISHFASRQIARLGMARTFQHVRLFPEMTLLGNAMMGGYARAHAGMTRSLLHLERGEEAALQHDAARQLARVGLGNVFELAGNLPLGQQRILEIARALVADPTLLLLDEPAAGLRVGEKRELSALLRKLQGEGVTILIVEHDMDLVMNVVDRLVVMNYGEKLAEGTPREIQQHPAVREAYLGGAA
- a CDS encoding ABC transporter ATP-binding protein; the encoded protein is MTLLSVQDLHVNYGRVEALHGVSLDVDAGQIVSVIGPNGAGKTTLLSALAGVLPSRGEATYQGESLRGVSVEERVRRGLVMVPEKRELFGSMTVADNLLLGSYSRANRSRVGADLDGVYVRFPRLLERRKQLAGTLSGGEQQMLAIGRALMTSPKLLMLDEPSLGLAPIIVREIFKIVESLREGGVTVLLVEQNARAALACSDHGYVLETGDVKLSGPAQQLADDPAVTSAYLGSQES
- a CDS encoding YdgA family protein, encoding MTRPSTGPRRSRLPALGIGVLIVVGALAGATAYTGSQTVQTQQDLAQTLKAQVNATGYARVISSTYQRGFLSSTQTLNVVIGKEGAANAVPMIVVNHIQHGPLPGFKAVGNALIDTEVRFADPALQKKVEDALGGQKPTIRTVVGLSGSTDTQIEVPGGQLTDSGTTLSWQALRGNVHNGGLSATTQMSWPELKVTSDGDSLTMNGLSVSGSTQKQQAGDPLGVGEQMFTLKSMTYTGTSGETQGKFNLSDLKVGGKSTLVGGFYGGSLQYDIGQLDFEMPGSSAQNFRNVQLHLGMNHLSREPLARIVNTLTNLNQQLSRAPERAKLSKAQEQALMDDALALLKAQPVFSVDRLSLTQPSGDIVLSGKAELPGAADLSAETAQMLSKVPMAALGMVKLQARLSAAEPALRELLGSFAPDAAASLQSLIDAGYLKRQGNTLTSDLAFGNGKGTVNGEALGGGF
- a CDS encoding putative glycolipid-binding domain-containing protein, with product MGVTPYANPLALRRLKLRPGQFGELLAALIEVPTLTRRVMRQRYTRLGPHTYRYENLSGGNSTDLTVDDAPYVRDDPGEFTLIENR
- a CDS encoding GNAT family N-acetyltransferase encodes the protein MADLTDPAGLTLRPQTARDALRLAVWLTDPQAEWRQWDAPFMQGQGDFSGQGELDPQTAHERLIVLGTETKGEPIGLVTRRPEAPSSGGWWEVGILIYDPRHWGGGLGTRALRSWSALTFEETDAHLLTLSTWSGNTRMLRAAGRVGYHECARVREARLWQGQRYDSVQMELLRREWADLGEPEGPLA
- a CDS encoding DHH family phosphoesterase, coding for MTQNAAEPRYAQLVQEAAACLKLHPGPIVILAHVDPDGDALGSCLGLQRALRSLGQDAQTYMDVPRYLTFLPHEGEVLPRLEGWPEGALAAVLDVDNTDLARVAGADITAFKGQVVNIDHHGTNRREATVSLVDPSQAAAAMMIKDVVDALGVPWTGEIATPLLLGTNTDTGSFRFSNTTPQVLRTAADLVEHGADLAWINDQLARNPQRYYALLREVLDQMAFSSDGLIVRSRVDEAALARTQAEWEDVESYVNTIRNADGAELAVMFKDYGERVKVSLRSRGRVSAQNVAVALGGGGHVAAAGASVDAPYKEAFSRFNAAADAELRRVGLR
- a CDS encoding penicillin acylase family protein, with protein sequence MRILRGFGVFLLVLFVAVAGALIYFNGVTNPKLTGELRLPGLTGPVTVTRDRWGVPHIVAEKSDADAVEALGFVHGQDRLWQMEFQRRVAQGRLSEVLGKAALDQDKFLRTWGFERAARSILPALSPRSRELVSAYTRGVNAAIAQNRLPLEFRILGFRPEPWTDVDSVSWSKLLAYDLGGNWDDELLGAQVAQKLGPNALGEVMPPYPKDAPTILSADELKTGAHRTVPTESARLPAVTIRQLQAQLAAARSLGFVNVPGKGSNDWVIGGQHTVSGKPILADDPHLALSAPMLWYLADLKGPTLHSIGATLPGLPAVVIGRNDRLAWGVTNVNPDVQDLYIEPPSAKLTTRTEVIKVKGEPDVNLIVAESAHGPIISGVSGDAAAVGPRVALKWTALAPGDTTLDAFLGLNYAKNWTDFTSALKFYVAPSQNFVYADLDGNTGYYAPGRVPIRQGKDWDGSLPVQDDGQHEWTGFIPFDALPHTYNPVDGLIVSANNKVVPDSYPYFLANIRNWAEPYRAERITELLTAKDKLSVDDVKATQLDTVSLVWRDLKPYLLAARPDGDLSTRALDLLKGWDGNERAEAVPPLIFEAWLMQLQTLAQDELKNTGHVNSLAVLNALKTNSKLCAVNGQGDCAAWLTRSLKAAVTDLSARLGPDPAQWVYGKLHQVANNHQAFGGVKAIGWLFNRHTPTSGGTDTVDVARPDPGTYQQTHAPSYRQIVDFSDLNKSLFVGTLGQGGNPIGPHYADQMRMWKEGDYIPMSSDPADWGRTRVLKLTQP